From the Capnocytophaga sp. oral taxon 878 genome, the window TCATTTTATCACTTCGGTATTATTTTCCAAAGAAATCAAAAGTGTAAAAATCGATAAATCAGTAATGGATTTTTATATCAAACTCACCGAACTCTATGGACAATTTCGGGCAGTGGGCGTGAATTACAATCAGATAGTAAAGATTTTGTATCGCAATTTTTCCGAAAAGAAAGCCGCTGCCTATCTGTTTAAACTCGAACAGCAAACCGCTCAAATGGTGGCTATCTGTAAAGAAATTATGGCTCTTTCGCAACAATTAGAACAGCATATCACTGAAAAAAACAAGA encodes:
- the mobA gene encoding conjugal transfer protein MobA, encoding MDNKLQPQKRKLGRVPKIDKAIYRYTISFNQVEHTRFLSLFEQSGMKVKAHFITSVLFSKEIKSVKIDKSVMDFYIKLTELYGQFRAVGVNYNQIVKILYRNFSEKKAAAYLFKLEQQTAQMVAICKEIMALSQQLEQHITEKNKKNGR